A window of Hydrogenophilus thermoluteolus genomic DNA:
AGCCGTTCAGGTTCGATACCATCGACCAGAAGTTGCAACCCTTTGCGCACGAACGGGTCGGTTTCGCTCGCGATTTTGATCTCCAGCGCCAACAACCCTTCACGGCGCGCGGTACGCCCCCATTCCACCGCTTTGGCGATCCACTCCTCGGGGTCGCTCACCGGCGTGCGAAAGAGCCACCCCAACATTTTGAGCGCATCGACGAAAATCGGCCACGGCGTTTGAACGAAAAGCGCCGCGAAAGTCCCACCGAAGACGATGAGAAACGCACCGAACTGGACGAGCGAAAGGGGGTGCCCCCCTTCGACGACGAAACCGCCGACGATCGCAACCAACCCAAGCAGCAAGCCGACGACCGTGGTGAAATCCTTCATCCGCTCGCTCCCGGATCGTCCTTGGCGGCTTGCTTACGCGGCCGGCCACGCCGCTTTCCTGCCGCGGCCGATTGTCCCAAAAGCTGCGCGCGGATGCGCGCAATCGCCGACGAGAGGATTTGCGAGACGCGCGATTCGCTCACCTCGAGCACCGCGCCGATCTCTTTGAGGTTGAGTTCGTGTTCGTAGTAAAGCGCGAGCACCGTCTGTTCGCGTTCCGGCAGTTGCGTGATCGCGTGCGCGATCCGGGATTGCAATTCCCGCCGTTCGGCGAGCGCTTCCGGATTGGCCGAATCGTCGCCAAGGTGGCGCTCGAGGAAATGCGCCGCTCCGGATCGCCCCTGGTCCTCATCGATCAGGTCGTCGTAGTAGAGAACCGCATGGCCTTGCGCCGCGGAAAGGGTCGCAAAATAGTCTTCAAGTGACCAGCCGAGCGCATCGGCCACTTCCGCGTCCGACGGTTGCCGTCCCAATTGGTGGGTGAGCCGCTCGATCGCCGCTTCGACCTCGCGCATCGCCTGCCGCACCGAACGGGGCACCCAGTCGTTGCCGCGCAGCGCGTCGAGCATCGCACCGCGTACCCGCGCCACCGCGTAGGTTTCGAACTGCGCGTCGTCCTGGACTTCGTAGCGTTCGATCGCCTCCAGTAGCCCCATCATGCCGTACTGGATGAGATCGTCAAGCATGATGTTGGCGGGCAGTCGCGCAGCGAGCTGCATCGCCATCCGCTTGACCATCGGGGCGTAGTGTTGGACCAGTTGGTTGACGTCACGTGTGGTTTTTCCCGCCATACCCCACCATTTTGGATCGGGCGCATCCCGACAGCCGACGAAAAATGCGCGGTCGAGCTGTGCCAGCCACCGAGCGCGCGCAGAACCGCTAGCGTTCTTTTTACCACAACGCGGCGGGGATAGGGTCACACTCACGCGGCTACGCCCTCCGCCGGCCAAAAGGTATCGAGTAATGCTAATGGCGCGGCTTGCCAAACGGGTAACGAGGTTTGGCGCACGATCGCGCGCTGCAGGTGGGCAAGGAAGCGGGCCGCTTCGCGCAGATCGGCGCCGTCGGCAAGGAGCGTGATGCGATCGACCCCCAGATGGACGAGTTCGCGCGCCCGCTCGAGCGCCGCCCGCCACCCGCTGCCGCTCACCTCCGCCAAGAGCCAATGGCGCGGGGTGGAGGTCAGCCACCACGACGCGTCGGCAACGCTTGCCCCACCGCCAAAGAGAACCACCACGTCGTAACGCCGCGCGTGGTGCTCGAATGCGGCAAAGAGCCGTTCGCGCTGGGTTTCGTCGAGAAGCGGAAGCGCCACTGCCGCGGCTTTCAGGTTGAGGTACCCCCACCCTTGACGCAAGGTGAGATCGAAGCGTTGCCGTGGGGATTGCGTCTGCAACACCAACAACAGGTCTGCGGGTCGCCCCACGCCGCGCGCTTCGGGCAACGTTACCGAAGCGGTTGCTTCATCCGCAAGCAGCGCCCGGCCGCTCACCGTGACCAGACGCGCCATGAACCGTTCCGTCATCCGGGCCCAGTCGCGCCCCGCGGCATAGAGGCTATGCATCGCCGGGGGTTCGCGGCGAAACCAGCGCCGTAGCGTCGCTGCTTGATCGTCATGTCGCCACATCCTGCACCTCCGTCATGCACTGGCCGCGTGCGCCAACCACAGTGCCGCATCGTCTGCCGCAACCCGCCACGGCGCCTCTTCGCCGCGATTCACGCGAAAGGCGCGGTCGAGCAGATAGGCGCGATTCGGCAGATGGAGATCTTCGGGTACCCGCTGGCCGTTGGCCACGTAATGCACCAGAAGACGATGGCGCACGACCACGTCGACTGCAGCAGCGAGCGAGACCGCTTCGTCCGTTTTGGTGATGATCGCGCCCGCCAGCCCTTCCCCACCGAACGCCCGCACGACATCATCGAGCGTATCGCCTCGGCTCGCTGCGTTGAGACAGAGCAACCGTTTGACGACACCGCCCCCGGAAAGCATCGCGATCTGTTGCGCGACCGCTTTGTCGCGCTGGCTCAGCCCCACCGTGTCGATCAAGACGATGTGTTTGGTCGCCAGCTCTTGGAGGGTCAACCGCAGGTCTTGCGCGTCGCGCACCGCGAAGACCGGCACCCCCAGAATGCGTCCGTAGATGCGCAACTGCTCTTGCGCTCCGATCCGAAAACCGTCGGTGGTGATCATCGCCACGCGCGCGGCACCGAGCTGCACCACGCAGCGCGCGGCGATCTTCGCAGTAGTGGTGGTCTTGCCGACCCCCGTCGGCCCCACGATCGCATAGACCCCGCCTTTGGCGATCAATTCGTCGTCGTCACCGACCACCGCCAAACGCGCGCCAAGCCGCGCTTTCGCGGCCTCCCGCGCCGCGTCGGCCTCGGCGTGCGCTTCGATCTTGTCGCAGATCGCGCGCGCCAACGCCGGGGAAAAACCGGCGTCGAGCATCTCACCCAACACACGCGCGCGCCCCGGCGCTTTGCGGATCGCTTCGTTCCACGCAAACCCTGCCAGCTGCTGCTCGATGAGCGCGCGCACCTGCTGCAATTCACGCGCGAGCAGCGCATTCTGTTCGTGCAACGTCTCGATCTGTTGCGTCACCGTCGGGGACACCGCTGCCGCCGACGGTGGTTCCGGCTCAGCGACACTCCGTCCCGCGTCGCGCCCGAGCCGCTTCTGCAACGCTTCGAGCCCTGCTTTGACCCGCGCCGCTTCGCCGGCAGCGGCAACATCCTCTTGCCGCGCCGCGTAGTCTGCGGTGACGATGCGGGGCGGTTCGAACGGGCGGATCGTTTTGGGTTTCGGCGCACTGCTTTGCTTGACCGATGCCGCGGGGGGAGGTGATGATGCGATTTCGCTTGCGGGCATCGCGATGATCTCGACGCCACCGGGCACCGAGCGGTTCGCGAGTACGATCGCGTCCTCCCCCAGTTCTGCTTTGACCAGTTTCAGGGCTTCGCGCGCGGTGGCAGCTCGAAACTTTTTCACGTTCATGGTGGTCGCACTCCTTCACTTCGTGCGGTCTTACCGCCATTATCGCGGCGAAACCAGGAAATCGACGTGAAGAGAAGGCGGGGAAAACCGCCGCAATTTCGGCGCTATGCGGCCCCGATCATCTCGACGATCTCGATCCCACGGTTGTCGGGCATCTCGGCGTGCGACAACACCCGCAACATCGGGACCGATCGCTTCAGGAAGCGCGCAAGCAACCAGCGCAATTGGGGCGGGACGAGGAGGATCGGCGCTTTGCCGCTCTGCTCCATCCGCTGCGCGGCTTCGGAAATCCGGCGCAGCAGCGTATCGGCAAGCCCCGGTTCGATCGCTCCTTGCGCCGCCCCGCTCACCGCTTGCGACAGCACCCGTTCGAGCCCCGGATCGAGCACCAGCACCGGCACTTTCTGCTGCCCCGGCACGAGCGACTGCACGATCGCGCGCCCGAGCGCCTCCCGCACCCGGCTGGTGAGTTCGTACGGATCTTGCGTCTTCGGCGCATGTTCGGCGAGCGTCTCCAGGATCGTGCGCAGGTCGCGGATCACCACCCCCTCTTCGAGCAGCAACTGCAGCACTTTGTGCAGCAGCGTCACCGTCACGAGCGACGGCACCACGTCTTCGACCAGTTTCGGCGCCTCTTGCTTGAAGCGATCGAGAAGCGCCTGCACCTCTTCGCGCCCCAGCAGCTCTGCTGCGTGGTCGACCAGAATCTGGTTGAGGTGGGTGGCAACCACGGTCGCGGCATCGACTACGGTGTACCCCAACGCGTACGCCCGTTCGCGTTGCGCGGCGTCGATCCACATCGCCGGCAAACCAAACGCCGGGTCGGTCGTTTCGCGTCCTGAGAGCGGCCCGGTCACCTGCCCCGGATTGATCGCCAGATATTGGCCAGGGAAGACCTCGGCGCTCGCGATTTCGACCCCTTTGACGATCACGCGGTAGACGTTCGGTTTGAGCTCCAGGTTGTCGCGAATGTGAACGGTGGGGGGCAAAAAGCCCACCTCTTGCGCAAAGCGCTTGCGCAGCCCGCGAATCCGTTTGATCAGTTCGCCCCCTTGTTGCGGGTCGACAAGCGGGATCAGCCGATACCCCACCTCCAACCCCAGCACGTCCACCGGCTGCACATCGTTCCACGTTGCCTCGACCGTCTCTTCGGTGGGCGGAGGCGGCGCGGTTCGCGCCGCTGCCGCGGCTTTCGCGGCTTCGTGCTGCCAGCGCTTCCACGCCAGGAACCCGAGCCCGCCTGCGATGAGCAGAAAAACCAGATTCGGCATCCCCGGGATCGTCCCCAGCAGCCCGACGATCGCCGCCGCAATCATCAGGACCGGCGGTTTGCTGAAGAGCTGCCCCAAGAGCTGGCCACCCACGTCTTCCTCTTGTTCCTCTTCTGCGACGCGAGAGACCACCATCCCCGCGGCGATCGAAATCATCAACGAGGGAATCTGCGCCACCAACCCGTCACCGATCGTCAGCAGCACGTAGGTGTCGATCGCGCGGCCAAAATCCATACCGTGGCCGATCGTCCCCACCGCGAGTCCCCCCAGCACGTTGATCAGCGTGATGAGGATGCCTGCGACCGCGTCGCCGCGCACGAATTTCGACGCACCGTCCATCGCACCGTAGAATTCGGCCTCTTTCTGAATCTCGCGGCGGCGACGACGCGCCTCGGCTTCGTCGATCAGACCCGCGTTGAGGTCGGCGTCGATCGCCATCTGCTTTCCGGGCATCGCGTCCAACGTAAACCGCGCGCTCACCTCGGCGATCCGTCCGGCCCCTTTGGTGACCACGGCAAAGTTGATGATCACCAAAATCACGAAGACCACCACGCCGATTGCGGTGTTCCCACCCACCAGGAACTGTCCGAACGACTCGATCACCTTACCGGCGGCGTCGGGCCCGGTGTGCCCTTCCAAGAGCACCACGCGGGTAGACGCGACGTTGAGCGAAAGGCGCAAGAGTGTCGTCACCAACAGCACCGCCGGGAATGCCGCGAATTCAAGCGGACGCTGCACGTACATCCCCACCAGCAGCACCACGATGCTCATCGCGATGTTGAAGGTAAACATCACGTCGAGGAAGAAGGGGGGTAGCGGCAGCACCATCATGGTGAGCACGAGGAAAATGAAGACCGGCGCTGCCAAGAGCTTGAGTTTCGTCGGCGTCAGGAAACGGCGCCAGTCGAGCGCGGCAAGGTTCATCGGGCTCGCCACTTAGCTTCTCCTCACGAAGGCTTCGGTTGCTTCCTCAGGGGGTGGTACATAGAGCGGTTCGGGAATCTCCAGCTCTGGCGGCAATTCCGGTTTCGGGCCGCCACGCGCCATCCATTGGTCGAGCTGATAGACATACGCCAACACTTCCGCTACCGCAAGATAGAGCCCGGCGGGAATCGCTTCCCCCACTTCGGTATGGACATAGAGCGAACGCGCGAGCGCTGGCGCCTCGACACGCGGCACTGCATGCGCTTCGGCCAATTCGCGGATTTTGAGCGCGACCGCGCCGCGCCCCTTCGCGACGACCACCGGTGCCGCCATCTTCTGCGGTTCGTAGCGCAACGCTACCGCGAAATGGGTCGGGTTGGTCACCACGACGGTCGCTTTCGGCACCTCGGCCATCATCCGCCGCCGCGCCATTTCACGCTGCACCGCACGGATACGCCCTTTGACCTGCGGATCCCCTTCCAGCTCTTTGTGTTCGCGCTTGACCTCCTCTTTCGTCATCCGCAGGTTCTTGGTGTAACTCCACAGCTGATACGGCACGTCGGCTGCGGCGATCAGCGCGATCGCACCCACCAACCACAGCGCATCCCAACCGATCGCGTCGACGAATTGGGCCGCGGCGTGTTCGAGCGGCATGCGGATGAGCGCGAGTACCCGGTCGGTTTCCGAAGTGAGCGTCCACCAGGCCACTACGCCCACCAGTACCGTCTTCGCCACCGCTTTGGCGAGTTCCACCAGCCCATTGAGCGAAAAGACCCGTTTGATCCCCTGCATCGGATTCAAGCGGCTCCATTTCGGCGCGAGCAGTTTGGGTACGAACAGAAACCCGCCGACCGCGACGTGCCCCGCCACGGCAGCAACCAGCAGAAAGAGAAAGAGCGGCGTCAACGCGAGCAACGTCTCTTTGACCACGTACGGCAACAGCGCAAGGAGCGTCGTCACCTCGAACGCGCGCTCGGTTCCGAACGACCACACGGCCTGGACCAAACGGGCGATGCGCTCCCCCATCCAGCTACCGGTGACCATCAGCACCGAAACGCCTACCAGCAACACCAAGAAAGAGGCCAGTTCCCGCGACTGGGGAATTTGCCCCTCTTCCCGCGCCTGCTCGATCCTTCGCGCAGACGGCTGTTCGGTCTTTTCGAGGTCGCTCTCTTCGGCCATCGCGCCGCTCACCTGCTTCGACAGGCTCCATTATCACGGCGCCGCGCGTGTCGCATCACGGAGAAAACGAGGCAAAAAAGCGGCTATTTGTCGATTGCGTCGAGCCCGTGGATGCGCATACCGACGACGATACCCCGTTCCCGAAACCAGCCGCCGGGCATTTCGAGCGCCCAGCGTACCGGTTGTGCGGCGCAGTGGGGCGTCAGCGTATGGGGTGCCATCTCGGCGATATTGACGATGCGGCCAGCATCGTCGAGAAACGCCACCGCGAGCGGCAACGGGGTGTTTTTCATCCACATGCAGTGGCGGTCAGGAAACGGAAAGCGAAAGAGCATCCCGTGATTGGGCGGCAGTACTGTGCGAAACATCAACCCCTGTTCCCGTGCGCGTTGCGTCGCTGCCAATTCCGCAGTGATCTGATAGAGCCCAGCGCGCAGTGTCACCCGAGGCAACGGGGGATCGGCGATCACCGTACCGCTCCAGCCGCTCAACCAACCCAACACAGCGAAACAGACTACCCATCCCGCGCGGCGCGCACGCGCTGCAAACCCCCAACCGAAAACCATCGCACCTCCTCGCGCCAACCTGCGCACCGTTTCATTCCAAGTTTATACTGCACGGCATGAACCCCACCGTCTCATCACCCCGAAACCGCCTTCGGGCTCGGTGGTACCGCATCCTTGAAAGTACTCAAAAGCGAATGCAAAGAAACACGCTCGTGCCCGCACTGTGGCAAACCCCTTACTGGGCGCACACCGCAGCAAGAGGTTTCGCCACCGCAATGACTCACAACCGTGAGCCGACCGCACCCCGCTTCACAATGCGCCATTCGCCCGGCTGAAGCCGCAAGTTGCGCAGATCGTAAGGGCCGATTGCAATGCGGACGAGCCTGAGCGTCGGAAACCCCACCGCTGCGGTCATCCGCCGCACCTGGCGGTTACGCCCCTCGCGGAGCGTCAGTGCGATCCAACTCGTCGGCACGCTTTTGCGAAACCGCACCGGCGGCACACGCGGCCACAGATCCGGCGGCACGATTCGCACCGCGTGCGCGGGCAGGGTCACCCCATCCTTGAGGCGAACGCCGTGACGCAGTTGCGCGAGCGCCGCGTCACTCACCTCCCCTTCGACCTGGACCCAATAGGTCTTCGGCCATTTGAAGCGGGGGTCGCTGATCCGCGCCTGCCACGGGCCGTAATCGGTGAGCAGCAAAAGCCCCTCGCTCTCTTTGTCGAGCCGCCCGGCTGGATAGACGTTGGGAACGGGCACGTACGCCCGCAATGTCGCTTCCGGCGGTTCCCCGGAAAATTGGCTAAGCACCCCGTACGGTTTGTTGACCGCAATCAAAATCGGCACGATTTTTTTGGCAACCAAGAAAGACGCGCAGTAGAATAACAAGAAACGACAATGGAATCCACGCGATGACGCCCCCAACCTCCCCCTGGCTTCGCCGCTTGCCCGGCAGCCGCAAAGCCCCCGCCGGTTTGGAATGGAAGCTATTCAAACGCCTGCCGCGCTGGTTTGCTGGAGGATTGCTGGCGTGTGCATTGCCACCACTCATCGCGCGGTGGTGGTATGCCGATCTGGGACCGGCCGCGGAAAAATACCTCAACACAGTGGATATCCTCACGCTCGCAGCACTGGTGCTCCACGTCATCATCGTCTTCACGGTGGGGTTCGGCTGCTTGGTGGTAATCATCATGAAAGGGCACGGCTATGTTGCCGATGGCATCGAGGTGCCTTCGAGCCGCGAAGACGACCTCGCCGACTTGCGCGCACGCGAAGCGTTGAAACGGGACACCATCCTCCACAAACCACAAAACGGACGATGATCCCGGCCGAGTTCGTCACGCTGCTCTTTTCCGCAGCCAGCATCGAGCGCTGGAACGACCATCCACGCCCGATGCCTTTCACGGAGCTCGACAAGCAAGCGCACAAAGCGATCATCGCGTGGGTTCTGGCGCGCGCCGAGGAAGATGCGGGCAAATCGATCGACTGGGAAGCGCTCATCGGCGGCACCATCGCCGAGTGCCTCCACCGCATCGTCCTCACCGACTTGAAACCGCCGATCTTTCACCGTTTGATGGCGGAAAAGGGGCAAGCGCTTACCGAATGGGCGCTCGAACGGCTGGCGCCCGCCGTCACCCCGGTCGCTGACGGCGCGCTCTTTACGGCGATTCGCACCCACCTCACCGCACCAGCGCCCACCCTCGAGCGCCGTATTCTCAAAGCGGCGCACTACTTAGCTACGCAGTGGGAGTTTCGCCTGATCTACCACACCGCCCCCTTCCTCTACGGCATCGAACAGACGAAAGCCGCGATCGAAGGGGAGATCGAAGCGCACTACGACCTCATCGGCGTACAAAAAATCGCGCTGGGAAAACGCCTCTTCGGTTTCGTCGACCTGGTCGGGCAGTTGCGTTTCCAACAGCGCTGGGCGCAGACGCCGCGGCTACCGAAAACCTCAGTGCTCGGGCATCTGCTGTTCGTCGCGATTTTGAGCTACTGCGGCGCACGGGAGCTGGGTGCGAAGAGTGTGCGACGCCGCTGCAATGCCTTTTACGGCGCGCTCTTTCACGACCTGCCGGAAGTGCTCACCCGCGATGTGATTTCGCCGATCAAACGCGAAGCGCCAGGCGTGGAAGCACTTCTCAAAGCGGAAGAACGGCGGTTGATGGCCGAAGTGCTTTTGCCGCTTCTCCCCGACAATTGGCATGCACAACTGCGCGCCTATACGGAAACGGAATTCGCCTGCCGGGTGCGCGAACACGGGGAATGGCGTATCCTCGCGGACGAAACGGTACCGGAAGCGCTCGACCGTGATGCCTGCGACCCGATCGACGGCCCGCTCATCAAAGCGATGGACGAACTCGCCGCGCTCACCGAAGCGGCGCAATCGCTCGCCCATGGCGTTCGGGCACCGGCGCTGGTGGAAGCGAACCTCCGCCTGCCTGAAAAGTATCACGGTAAACGCCTAGGGGCACTCGATCTCGGCGCCCTGTTCGCTGTGCTGCGGTTCGAAGGGTAGCGAAGGGAGATTGAATCGCTGAAGATCATCAAATTGGGGGAATGACCATGACAGCCGCTGTGGATGATCTCCAACGCCTAACAGTGAAAAACTTTGGGCCTATCGTCGAGGCCGATGTTGAATTCGGTGATTTGACGGTGCTGGTGGGACCACAGGCAACCGGGAAGAGCGTATTCCTACAACTGCTGAAACTGCTGGTGGATACCGCAATCATCCATCAAGAGTTCGCCCGCCACGAAATCGATTGGCGCAACAATCTGAACGATCTATTCGAAATCTACTTTGGCGAAGGCATGTCCAGAATTTTCAGCAAGGAAAGCCAGGTTTTCGTGGACGATAAGCCCTTGCCATTGGAAGGATTAGCCAAACCGCAATTATCATCCGCATCATCCGAACGCATATTCTACATTCCAGCGCAACGGGTACTCAGCATGCGGGATGGCGTGACCCATCCTTTCACTGATTACCGGGCGGGTGATCCTTTCTGCCTAAGGGAATTCAGCGAAAAGCTGCACGTTCTGGTCCAGGGGGAATTCGTTACGGGCAAATTTTTCCCCCAGACCAACCGCCTTAAAAAGTGTCTCCGCAATCTGGTGGAAGGTCAGATTTACGGCAACCTATCTCTCATCAAGGACTCTTCTGGCTATCAGAAACGTATCGTCCTGGAAACTCGAGAGAAAGCCCGCTTACCCTACTTGGTCTGGTCAGCAGGACAACGAGAATTCACTCCGTTGCTTTTGGGTTTCTATTGGTTGTTGCCACCATCCAAAACGCCTCGCCGCCAGGCCTTACGATGGGCCATCGTCGAAGAACCGGAAATGGGCCTCCATCCCAATGCCATTTCAGCCACCCTGGCAATCGTGTTGGAACTGCTGGCGCGAGGTTATCGAGTCTGCATCTCCACTCACTCTCCCCATGTGCTCGACGTGATCTGGGCATTGCGCTTTCTCATAGAACATGGCGGCAGGAGAGAGGATGTCAAAGATATGCTCGGTCTCAAAGGCAGTGGAGCAGATAAAATTGCCAATGCCGCGTTGCAAAAGAACTATCGGACCTACTTCTTTTCCCACCACCAACCCGTTATTGACATTTCCAGCCTGGATCCCGGCGCTGAAAAGCCAGAAATTTCCGGCTGGGGAGGGCTAACCGGCTTTTCGGGCCACGTGGGGGAAATTGTCGCTCGCGTTGCCCGGCGCTGGGAGGAACATGCCGCATGAGTCAGTTCTGTGAAGGGGTGGCAAAAGCACAGGGTCTGAATGCCAGCCATTGCCACCCCGGACTTCAGGCTTTGGGTTCCAACGCACACAAAATCCAAGTTGATGACACCCGCAAGCTCACCGGCAGCATCGATTTGGATTCAGCACTTGCAGTAAATTATCCAAACAGCCCCCGTTGGGATTATGGGGTCGGTTACGATCAACGCTGCCAAGAAGCAGCCTACTGGATTGAAGTGCATCCGGCGGACACTTCCAAAGTGAAGGAGGTCATCGACAAACTCCAGTGGCTCAAACAATTCCTAGCGCGCAATAAAGACCTTCGGCAACTGACCAAAAATGCGAACAACCCTTACCGTTGGGTCGCCTCTGGTCGGGTCAAAATACCGAAAAACAGCCCTCAGTTCCGCTTGCTCTGCCAACAAGGCCTTTCTTTTCCCCGGTCAAACGTTACGATCCCATGACTGATCGCCATGCATCTCTCATCAACACTTCGCTACTTCCCACGCCGCATTGGCCATCACCGCCTCTTCGTTGGTCGCCACCACCGCCACCGCGACGCGGCTTGCTGCCGCTTCGATGCGTCGATAGCCATCAGGTAGCCTTCCCACCGCCGCTGCATTCGCTGCGTCGTCGATCACCACGCCAAGCCACGCGGCGTATTGGGCGATGCGGGCACGCACGGGCGCTGCGTGTTCGCCGATCCCGCCGGTGAACACCAGCGCATCCAACCCTTGCAGCGCCGCAGCCAGCGACCCCAACTCTCGCGCGGCCCGGTAACAGAAGAGCTCGACCGCTTCACGCGCTTTCGGGTCGTCGCTTGCCAGGAGCGTGCGCATGTCGGAACTGAGTTCGGAAACGCCGAGCAACCCGGATTCGCTGTAGAGGATGTGTTCGATCGCGCTCGCGTCACGTTTTTCGTGTTGCAACAAATAAAGCACAACCCCCGCATCGATCGTCCCGCAGCGGGTACCCATCATCAAACCATCGAGCGCGGTGAACCCCATCGTCGAAGCGACGCTCTTGCCCCTGTAAAGCGCGCACATCGACGCACCGTTGCCCAGGTGGGCCACCACCACACGCCCCGCCGCGCGCTCCGGTCCCAGAACTTCCGGCAAGCGCCCGGCCACATAGGCGTAAGAGAGACCATGGAATCCGTAGCGTCGCACCCCCGCCTCCCAGTAACGGCGCGGCAAGGGCATCATCTGCGCCTGCCACGGCTGCGAGCGATGAAACGCGGTGTCGAAACAGGCCACCTGGAGCCAATCAGGGTGGCGGGCGCGCAACAACCGGATCGGCCGCAGATTGTGTGGCTGATGAAGCGGCGCCAGCGGAATCAACGCTTGGAGTTGCGTCAAGACCCCATCGTCGATCGCCACCGGCGCAGCGAACTCGTGCCCGCCATGCACCACGCGATGCGCAACGGCCGCCACCGTCACCCCGGCCAAATGT
This region includes:
- a CDS encoding acetate/propionate family kinase, whose amino-acid sequence is MMIEPQPHTQAILCLNAGSSSLKFALFPCDENGVASTAQWWGKIDGIGLGAAQLQWQCANEAGAQEANAAPLGNKPTATAAVRAQAGSQAAEGRIALPLDGDLEAQHDAALTALLAWIEAHLAGVTVAAVAHRVVHGGHEFAAPVAIDDGVLTQLQALIPLAPLHQPHNLRPIRLLRARHPDWLQVACFDTAFHRSQPWQAQMMPLPRRYWEAGVRRYGFHGLSYAYVAGRLPEVLGPERAAGRVVVAHLGNGASMCALYRGKSVASTMGFTALDGLMMGTRCGTIDAGVVLYLLQHEKRDASAIEHILYSESGLLGVSELSSDMRTLLASDDPKAREAVELFCYRAARELGSLAAALQGLDALVFTGGIGEHAAPVRARIAQYAAWLGVVIDDAANAAAVGRLPDGYRRIEAAASRVAVAVVATNEEAVMANAAWEVAKC